From Domibacillus sp. DTU_2020_1001157_1_SI_ALB_TIR_016, a single genomic window includes:
- the smpB gene encoding SsrA-binding protein SmpB, protein MPKGEGKVVAQNKKARHDYFIEETYEAGLVLLGTEIKAIRAGRVNLKDSFARIRNGELFVHNMHISPYEQGNIHNHEPLRTRKLLLHRKQINTLIGETKEAGYSIVPLKLYLKDGYAKLLIGLAKGKKKYDKREDLKQKEAKRDIERAFRDRQKG, encoded by the coding sequence ATGCCAAAGGGAGAAGGAAAAGTGGTCGCGCAAAATAAAAAAGCGCGCCACGATTACTTTATTGAAGAAACATATGAAGCGGGTCTTGTGCTTTTAGGAACCGAAATTAAAGCAATCCGGGCGGGACGAGTGAATTTAAAAGATTCATTCGCCCGCATTCGAAATGGCGAACTGTTCGTCCACAATATGCATATCAGCCCGTACGAGCAGGGAAATATTCATAACCATGAACCGCTCCGTACGCGAAAGCTTCTTCTGCACCGGAAGCAAATTAATACATTGATCGGTGAAACGAAAGAAGCGGGCTACTCGATCGTTCCTTTAAAACTTTATTTAAAAGACGGATATGCAAAATTGTTAATTGGCCTTGCAAAAGGGAAAAAGAAATATGATAAACGCGAAGATTTAAAGCAGAAAGAAGCAAAACGCGACATTGAGCGCGCCTTTCGTGATCGTCAAAAGGGTTGA
- the eno gene encoding phosphopyruvate hydratase, whose product MPVITDVYAREVLDSRGNPTIEVEVYTESGAFGRALVPSGASTGEYEAVELRDGDKGRYLGKGVEQAVKNVNEVIAPEIVGSYVVTDQIGIDKAMIELDGTENKGKLGANAILGVSMAVAHAAADYHGVYLYEYLGGVNGKQLPVPMMNIVNGGEHADNNVDIQEFMIMPVGAPTFKEALRTGAEIFHNLKAVLHEKGLNTAVGDEGGFAPNLGSNEEALQTIIEAIERAGYKPGEEVKLAMDAASSEFYNKEDGKYHLSGEGVVKTSAEMVDWYEEMANKYPIVSIEDGLDENDWEGHKLLTERLGDRVQLVGDDLFVTNTKKLSEGIKNGVGNSILIKVNQIGTLTETFDAIEMAKRAGYTAVISHRSGETEDATIADIAVATNAGQIKTGAPSRTDRVAKYNQLLRIEDNLGELAQYLGNDTFYNLKK is encoded by the coding sequence ATGCCAGTAATTACAGACGTATATGCACGCGAAGTACTTGATTCACGTGGAAACCCAACAATCGAAGTAGAAGTATACACAGAGTCCGGCGCATTTGGCCGCGCACTTGTTCCATCTGGTGCATCAACAGGTGAATACGAAGCAGTAGAACTTCGTGATGGCGACAAAGGCCGCTACCTTGGCAAAGGTGTTGAGCAGGCTGTTAAAAACGTAAACGAAGTGATCGCTCCAGAAATCGTAGGAAGCTACGTTGTTACAGATCAAATCGGTATCGACAAAGCGATGATCGAGCTTGATGGCACAGAAAACAAAGGCAAGCTAGGCGCAAACGCAATCCTTGGTGTATCTATGGCCGTTGCACATGCAGCAGCTGACTACCATGGTGTATACCTTTATGAATACCTTGGCGGCGTAAACGGCAAGCAGCTTCCTGTTCCAATGATGAATATCGTAAACGGCGGCGAGCATGCGGATAACAACGTTGATATCCAGGAATTCATGATCATGCCTGTTGGCGCGCCTACATTTAAAGAAGCGCTTCGCACGGGAGCAGAAATTTTCCATAACCTAAAAGCGGTTCTTCATGAAAAAGGCTTGAACACAGCAGTTGGTGACGAAGGTGGTTTCGCGCCAAACCTTGGTTCAAACGAAGAAGCTCTTCAAACAATTATCGAAGCAATCGAACGTGCTGGCTACAAACCAGGCGAAGAAGTTAAATTGGCAATGGACGCTGCTTCTTCTGAGTTCTACAACAAAGAAGACGGCAAATACCACCTTTCTGGCGAAGGCGTTGTGAAAACATCTGCAGAAATGGTTGACTGGTACGAAGAAATGGCAAACAAATACCCAATCGTTTCAATCGAAGATGGTTTGGATGAAAACGACTGGGAAGGCCACAAATTGCTTACTGAGCGCCTTGGTGATCGTGTACAGCTTGTTGGTGATGACTTGTTCGTTACAAACACGAAAAAGCTTTCTGAAGGTATTAAAAACGGCGTAGGTAACTCTATTCTAATCAAAGTAAACCAAATCGGTACATTAACTGAAACGTTTGATGCAATCGAAATGGCAAAACGCGCTGGCTATACAGCGGTTATCTCTCACCGTTCTGGTGAAACAGAAGATGCAACAATTGCTGATATCGCAGTTGCAACAAACGCTGGCCAAATTAAAACAGGTGCACCGTCACGTACGGATCGCGTAGCAAAATACAACCAGCTTCTTCGCATTGAAGACAACCTGGGTGAACTTGCTCAATACCTTGGCAACGACACATTCTACAACTTGAAAAAATAA
- the secG gene encoding preprotein translocase subunit SecG — translation MLHTVLIVLLVIVAIALIAVVLLQSGKSSGLSGAISGGAEQLFGKQKARGIDLVLHRLTVILSVLFFVLTIALSYFGL, via the coding sequence ATGTTACATACAGTGCTTATTGTACTGCTCGTGATTGTAGCAATTGCGCTTATTGCGGTTGTTTTGCTGCAGTCTGGGAAAAGCTCAGGGCTTTCTGGCGCGATTTCCGGCGGTGCGGAGCAATTGTTTGGAAAACAGAAAGCGCGCGGGATTGACCTTGTGCTGCATCGTTTGACAGTGATTTTGTCTGTTCTGTTTTTTGTTTTAACAATTGCGCTTTCTTACTTTGGTTTATAA
- a CDS encoding alpha/beta hydrolase, which produces MKLTLPTPFTFEAGKRAVLLLHGFTGNSSDVRMIGRFLEKNGYTSHAPHYKGHAVPPEELVKTGPEDWWKDVEEGYQHLLNLGYEEIAVCGLSLGGVFALKLGYTKPVKGIIPMCAPMSMKDEQTMYNGVVEYARGFKKFEGKSADVIEKEIEAFKQTPMNTLAALRELVQDVRSHIDHIYAPVFVVQARNDKMIDTNSANVIFEGVETDEKQLKWYEESGHVITLDKEKEQLHADILAFLQTLDWTV; this is translated from the coding sequence ATGAAATTAACACTGCCAACTCCATTTACATTCGAAGCGGGAAAACGGGCTGTTTTACTTTTACACGGTTTTACTGGAAATTCATCTGACGTGCGCATGATCGGCCGTTTTCTTGAGAAAAATGGGTATACATCACATGCACCACACTATAAAGGACATGCGGTTCCGCCTGAAGAACTAGTGAAAACGGGTCCTGAAGACTGGTGGAAGGATGTGGAGGAAGGCTATCAGCATCTGCTGAACCTTGGCTATGAAGAAATTGCGGTATGCGGACTGTCGCTCGGCGGTGTTTTTGCATTGAAACTCGGTTATACTAAACCTGTAAAGGGTATTATTCCAATGTGTGCCCCAATGTCGATGAAAGACGAGCAGACGATGTACAATGGGGTTGTGGAATACGCACGCGGGTTCAAGAAATTTGAAGGGAAATCCGCTGATGTTATTGAAAAAGAAATAGAAGCCTTTAAACAAACACCGATGAATACGCTGGCGGCGCTTCGTGAGCTTGTACAAGATGTACGCAGCCATATTGACCACATTTATGCACCGGTTTTTGTTGTTCAGGCACGCAACGACAAAATGATTGATACCAACAGCGCCAATGTGATTTTTGAAGGCGTGGAAACAGACGAAAAACAATTGAAGTGGTACGAAGAGTCCGGTCATGTGATTACACTGGATAAAGAAAAAGAGCAGCTGCATGCAGACATTCTTGCCTTTCTCCAAACGCTTGACTGGACCGTGTAA
- a CDS encoding acetyltransferase encodes MVKQCEVIGVKKIIIIGSGGHASVIIDAIEKERKYAIYGIIDTVRPVNTSIYGYRIVGTEPTLLKLGKQVCGGIVAIEDNWTRKKTVETIRKLVPDFSFVSIIHPSACISSNVKIGDGTVVMAGAVINRNTIIGEHSIINTNSSVDHDCILSDFVSIAPGAVLGRNVKAGNSAVVSLGAKVIHSVSIGEHTVIGAGSTVLQSIGPYGVAYGTPAKVVRTRKQEDSYLS; translated from the coding sequence TTGGTAAAACAATGCGAGGTGATTGGTGTGAAAAAAATCATCATCATCGGTTCAGGTGGACATGCGAGCGTCATTATTGATGCTATTGAAAAGGAAAGAAAATACGCTATATATGGCATTATTGATACGGTTCGTCCTGTTAACACGAGTATATATGGATATCGGATAGTAGGAACAGAGCCCACTTTGCTTAAATTGGGCAAACAGGTGTGTGGAGGCATTGTGGCGATTGAAGACAATTGGACGCGGAAAAAAACGGTTGAAACCATTCGTAAACTCGTCCCTGACTTTTCTTTTGTTTCCATCATACACCCATCGGCCTGCATTAGCAGCAATGTCAAAATAGGAGATGGTACGGTTGTGATGGCAGGTGCGGTCATTAACCGAAATACAATTATAGGAGAGCATTCTATTATTAATACAAACTCCTCAGTTGATCACGACTGCATACTCAGTGACTTTGTCAGCATTGCTCCGGGCGCGGTGCTGGGCAGGAATGTTAAAGCAGGAAACAGTGCAGTTGTATCGCTTGGAGCCAAGGTCATTCACTCAGTGAGTATCGGAGAGCATACCGTTATTGGAGCTGGATCAACGGTGCTTCAAAGTATTGGTCCATACGGGGTTGCATATGGTACTCCTGCTAAAGTAGTACGAACAAGAAAGCAAGAAGACAGTTACTTATCGTAA
- the rnr gene encoding ribonuclease R: MDQHIEKIVDRLLTYMKEESYKPLTVQELEEVLGIEGSEGFRDFVKSLVYMEERGLVVRTRANRYGLPEKMNLVRGKISGHAKGFAFLLPDEQGMDDVFIPPHETNGALNGDTALVRVTKEDQNGTRREGTVVRILERGQTDIVGTFIDKKSFGFVETDDKKFTADIFIPKEKTAGAIDGHKVVVHITRWPEGRQAAEGEVKEIIGHKNDPGVDIMSIIYKHGLPQEFPEEVLEQANAVPDEIDPKDIANRRDLRDEVIVTIDGADAKDLDDAVTVTKLENGNYKLGVHIADVSHYVTENSPIDREAYERGTSVYLVDRVIPMIPHRLSNGICSLNPKVDRLTMSCEMEINASGEVVSHEIFDSVIRTTERMTYSDVNRILVDKDEALRAKYEALVPMFERMEDLAAILRQKRTDRGAIDFDFREAKVLVDEDGHPTDVVIRERSVGEKLIEEFMLAANETVAEHFHWMDVPFIYRIHEDPKEDKLQRFFEFLTNFGLNVKGTANSVHPRALQEIIENVKDTPEETVISTVMLRSMQQAKYNADSLGHFGLAAEFYTHFTSPIRRYPDLIVHRLIRTYLVNGDLTPQTREKWDARLPEIADHTSSMERRAVDAERDTDELKKAEFMLDKIGEEYDGVISSVTNFGMFVALENTIEGLIHVSYMTDDYYRYDERHYAMIGERTGNVFRIGDEITVRVRDVNKDEQSVDFEIVGMKKQRQRPAGIEGKADKKPRGRGKKAQAIKREDRPSRKPALPDVKEGGEWSNQPPKKKKKRKFYEGIAKKKKRK, encoded by the coding sequence ATGGACCAGCACATAGAGAAAATCGTCGATCGATTATTGACGTATATGAAAGAAGAATCGTACAAGCCGCTCACAGTACAGGAGCTTGAAGAAGTGCTTGGCATTGAAGGCTCAGAAGGGTTCCGCGACTTTGTTAAGTCGCTCGTGTACATGGAAGAGCGCGGTTTAGTCGTGCGGACGCGCGCAAATCGATACGGCCTGCCGGAGAAAATGAACCTTGTGCGCGGAAAGATTTCCGGACATGCAAAAGGGTTTGCTTTCCTGCTGCCGGATGAGCAGGGAATGGATGATGTATTTATTCCGCCGCATGAAACGAACGGAGCTCTAAACGGTGATACCGCGCTTGTCCGTGTGACGAAAGAAGACCAAAACGGGACACGCCGGGAAGGTACTGTTGTCCGTATTTTAGAACGCGGCCAGACGGATATTGTTGGTACGTTCATCGACAAAAAAAGCTTTGGCTTTGTGGAAACAGACGATAAAAAATTTACCGCTGATATTTTTATCCCAAAAGAAAAAACAGCCGGTGCGATTGACGGCCACAAAGTTGTTGTCCATATCACGCGCTGGCCGGAAGGACGCCAGGCGGCAGAAGGCGAAGTAAAAGAAATCATCGGGCATAAGAACGACCCTGGCGTCGATATTATGTCGATTATTTATAAACACGGCCTGCCGCAGGAGTTTCCGGAAGAAGTGCTGGAGCAGGCGAATGCGGTGCCGGATGAAATTGATCCGAAAGATATCGCGAACCGCCGGGATCTTCGCGATGAAGTCATCGTGACAATTGATGGAGCGGATGCAAAAGACCTTGATGATGCGGTCACGGTAACCAAGCTTGAGAATGGCAACTATAAGCTCGGCGTTCACATTGCCGACGTCAGCCACTACGTAACGGAAAACTCCCCGATTGACCGGGAAGCCTATGAGCGTGGTACAAGTGTTTATTTAGTGGACCGGGTAATCCCGATGATTCCACACCGCTTGTCCAATGGCATCTGCTCATTGAACCCTAAAGTAGATCGTTTAACAATGTCGTGTGAAATGGAAATTAACGCATCTGGTGAAGTAGTCAGCCATGAAATCTTTGACAGTGTTATCCGAACGACAGAACGAATGACTTATTCAGATGTAAACCGGATTTTGGTTGATAAAGATGAAGCATTGCGCGCTAAGTACGAAGCACTTGTGCCGATGTTTGAGCGAATGGAAGACCTGGCGGCCATTTTACGCCAAAAGCGCACGGACCGGGGTGCCATTGACTTTGATTTCAGGGAAGCAAAAGTGCTTGTAGATGAAGACGGGCATCCGACTGATGTAGTCATTCGGGAACGTTCTGTCGGCGAAAAACTGATTGAAGAATTTATGCTTGCGGCGAATGAAACGGTAGCAGAGCATTTCCACTGGATGGATGTTCCGTTTATATACCGGATTCACGAAGATCCGAAGGAAGATAAATTGCAGCGCTTTTTTGAGTTTTTGACGAATTTTGGCTTGAATGTGAAAGGGACAGCGAATTCTGTTCATCCGCGTGCCCTGCAGGAAATTATTGAAAACGTGAAAGACACGCCGGAAGAAACAGTTATTTCTACTGTTATGCTTCGGTCCATGCAGCAGGCAAAATATAATGCGGACAGCTTAGGGCATTTTGGGCTTGCAGCAGAATTTTACACGCATTTCACCTCGCCAATCCGCCGGTATCCGGATTTGATTGTCCATCGTTTAATTCGCACGTATTTAGTCAACGGTGATCTTACGCCGCAAACACGGGAAAAGTGGGATGCGCGCCTTCCGGAAATCGCTGATCACACATCCAGCATGGAACGCCGGGCTGTTGATGCAGAACGCGATACCGACGAGCTGAAAAAAGCAGAATTTATGCTTGATAAAATCGGTGAAGAGTATGATGGGGTTATCAGCTCTGTTACCAACTTCGGTATGTTTGTGGCGCTTGAAAACACGATTGAGGGTCTGATTCACGTTTCGTATATGACAGATGATTATTATCGTTATGATGAACGCCACTATGCCATGATCGGTGAGCGGACCGGCAACGTCTTCCGCATTGGGGACGAAATTACCGTCCGTGTGCGTGATGTAAATAAAGACGAACAGTCTGTCGATTTTGAAATCGTGGGCATGAAAAAACAGCGCCAGCGTCCAGCTGGAATAGAGGGCAAAGCGGATAAAAAGCCGCGCGGCCGCGGCAAGAAAGCACAAGCCATTAAACGGGAAGACAGACCGTCGAGAAAACCGGCGCTTCCAGATGTGAAAGAGGGCGGCGAATGGTCGAACCAGCCGCCGAAAAAAAAGAAAAAACGTAAATTTTATGAAGGAATTGCGAAGAAAAAGAAACGCAAGTAA